Part of the Labilibaculum antarcticum genome, GGACTATTTTTTTGAGAAATAGAGTTTCGAATTCATAAATGCACTCTATACTGAAAGTTTTCGGGTGTCTAAATGGGATTTTGGGGTGAATGCTTTGAAACCGCCTTATTTCCTCGAAAGTAATCCTACAATCCAAATAATAGCTATGGCGCCAACAGTAGCCGATATCAGTAAACCAAAGAATCCGTTGAGATGAATTCCGAAAAAGCTAAAAATTGTGCCGCCAACGAAAGAGCCGATTACACCTAAAATCATATTGACTAAGATGCCATAACCGCGACCTTTTGATAGAATGCCGGCAATCCATCCAGCTACAAGTCCAATTAGTAAAAAAATAAGATAGTTCATAAATTGAAAATTAGTGCCTTGTTAAAATACTTAAAATTCTCAAAACAAAACTTATCTTTTGATTGTTTGTCATACACTAGAATGGTTTTTTGAATGGATAAGAATAATCATTAACTTCATTTTTGCAATGAAAGCGAAAAATTCAAAGCTGAAATTTTATGGGAAATATGATAGAAACAAAGAGTCAGCAAGATTTATTGGTGACTAAAACACCAATATTGAACCAAGGGAATCCTGAAGAAAAAAGAAGAGAACTTCTCAATTATTTTAGAGCTACCTGGGAATTGGATGAACGGTTATACGATTGCCTAAATGGACAGGAAGCATTTCTGCATCGTGCTGATCCATTGCGTCATCCATTGGCATTCTATTTTGGTCATACGGCAACTTTTTTTGTTAATAAACTGATACTTGCAGGAATTATTACTGAAAGAATTGATTCAAAGTTTGAATCGATGTTTGCTGTGGGGGTGGATGAAATGTCGTGGGATGATTTGAATGAAAAGCATTACGACTGGCCGACTGTAGAGGAGACTCAGGTTTATCGTAACAAGACTAAAAAAATGATTGAGAAGCTGATTTTAGAGCTTCCTCTTACCATTCCAATCAATTGGGAAAGTCAGTTTTGGGTGATTGTAATGGGGATAGAACATCAGCGTATTCATATTGAAACATCATCGGTATTGATTCGGCAATTGCCGATTGATCTGGTGAAGCCAAATTCTCTCTTTAAAATTTGCGAGGAATGGGGGAATGCTCCAGCTAACGAATTGGTAAAGGTTAAATCGGGAAAGGTTAGTATCGGAAAAGGAAAAGATAATGCTTTGTATGGTTGGGACAATGAGTTTGGAAAATACAATTCTAAAATAAAATCATTTTACGCATCAAAGTTTTTAG contains:
- a CDS encoding GlsB/YeaQ/YmgE family stress response membrane protein yields the protein MNYLIFLLIGLVAGWIAGILSKGRGYGILVNMILGVIGSFVGGTIFSFFGIHLNGFFGLLISATVGAIAIIWIVGLLSRK